The following nucleotide sequence is from Salvia splendens isolate huo1 chromosome 2, SspV2, whole genome shotgun sequence.
atgtaattaatataataatcaaTGACATAAAATATCGAATTTAGAGTttgatttttattaatgtgagaaataaaagtattaattacaaattaacAATTCCAAAAGCAATAACAAACTGCAAAATTAGGAAGATCAGGATGTGGGCTAAGGCACTTGGCAATCAAAGATTTTGTTTGTGCCATTTCAATTCTCTGGATTTACTTGGGTATAGCCTATAGGCTACAGGTCAAGTTTATATAGAGATGTGTTGGGCTTGTTTGTAGAATTTTACATTTATAGCACCCTAATTTTTTCATACATAGATGGCTTCAAGTATCTTATAGAATTTGTGTTATGTCTTAATTCTTACATGCCACGTAACCACTGTAAATAACTGTGAATGTTGCACTGAATATAATACCACCGGATTCGACATAAAATTAACTGTTTTAAAAGAGAAGGAAAACCTTTAATATGCTAGATTGATGTTCCCTCAAAGTTATAGAAATTTAGATTAATTTCTTTGATTTGTTTAAGTTTGATATTCATAACGaatgttttgatttttaaattttagtaggTTTGGTTGTTGGCTTTCTTGCATTTTTATTACTCTAAAATGCTTcacttttcttttcctttctccattaaaacaaattatttatatttttgggaTAAGCAATAATGGCACTAGCTGTTAAATTATACTGAAAATCTTGAATATTGTCAAGTCGTAATTGTTGCTTGGCAAATAAAATaggattttttttactattttaaaaaaaattatatatacaaaTGTCATACTccttatgttttaatttatcaCAATATCCACAcctcaaaatttgaaaatatcgGAAGATTGTCGACTTGTCGTGTCATGCCACACGTTTAACGCATACTTGGATATCATGTTCACATCAATTAATCGGGCATTTCATATCAATATCGGGTGATCGAAAAACctacatataaaattaataaaggaTGATTGGAGGAATATCatataaaaagtaaatagaTCAAAGTTAGCGCAggatactactactactactcttATTTATCAATTAAGCTTTGAATTATAAAACAGTTAACAGAATTTGGGGGGAATAATTTTGGAGGGAGCTCAACTACTCTTAACTAACAtttaaaatcagaacaaataaTGAAGAATTCAAAAACTAAACATTAAAAATCAAcgtatccaagccccttggcctagcggtaaagggtgctggataccgcctCCATCCTGGAactctcgagttcgaaccctgggtggtataatttgtctttcctccttgttataggagttaatttgtaatttcctccttcatatatatgatataaatatatgaagttaatttttttttttttaaaaaaaaaacaaaaaaacattaaaaatcaACGTTAGGTAGCACACCTCAGCTCAAACCTTACTTGTTTTAGCTAATCTTAATCGCTTGAAACTAAGAAGTTGATCAACAAGACATAACTATTTTTGCATCTCGTGTCTGAAAATTACACATTATTTAAACCTCAATCAAATCTCCAATCcaaaaacaccaaaatcaaaacTTTTCAATCCAAACTAAGAAAGGAAAATCTTGTCTCATTTTCTAACTTGATCAGCAAAATGAGTTGGGCAAAGAGGGTGATGTTGGCGGTGGCAGTGGTGGCGGCGACGCTCCTGAGGGGCGGCATGGCGCAGTCGGGGTGCACGGTGGCACTGATGAGCCTGAGCCCGTGCCTAAACTACGTGTCTGGAAACTCGTCCGATCCCTCATCGTCGTGCTGCTCTAGCCTGTCGAGCGTGGTGGACTCACAACCGCAGTGCCTGTGCACCCTGCTCAAAGGCGGGGGCTCCAGCTTGGGTATCACAGTGAATCAGACCCTCGCCCTTGCTCTGCCCGGGCTCT
It contains:
- the LOC121771741 gene encoding non-specific lipid transfer protein GPI-anchored 5-like, with translation MSWAKRVMLAVAVVAATLLRGGMAQSGCTVALMSLSPCLNYVSGNSSDPSSSCCSSLSSVVDSQPQCLCTLLKGGGSSLGITVNQTLALALPGLCKVQTPPLSRCDDVHGSPTSAPAPGDAPSGSPDETVGDPTTPSETDTPSGAGSKTVPRSDGSSNSGSNVGAKMSLAVLMMASLWALS